The following are encoded together in the Dyella terrae genome:
- a CDS encoding DUF7009 family protein — protein MKLQIEGQSLRVRIGEVELASLLVGQPVVSSTRFTRDMSLSCTLRAVAGAAARFSGLAGAWSIDLPEDALRAYAGTLPSREGLTFELESGDGEPLELLFDVDVRDSVRHRRTK, from the coding sequence ATGAAATTGCAGATCGAAGGGCAGAGCCTGCGCGTACGCATCGGCGAGGTGGAGCTGGCCAGCCTGCTGGTGGGGCAACCCGTCGTTTCCAGCACGCGCTTTACCCGCGACATGTCGCTGTCGTGCACGTTGCGGGCCGTAGCCGGCGCAGCGGCTCGCTTCAGTGGCCTTGCGGGCGCCTGGTCAATCGATCTTCCAGAAGACGCCCTGCGTGCGTACGCAGGCACGTTGCCTTCCCGTGAGGGCCTGACTTTCGAACTGGAAAGTGGCGATGGTGAACCACTGGAATTGCTGTTTGACGTGGATGTGCGCGACAGCGTGCGTCATCGTCGCACCAAGTAG
- a CDS encoding molybdopterin molybdotransferase MoeA has translation MIAYDEALHQLLRHARRLEAVSCRVGEALGKVLARDVVSPMDLPSFDHSAMDGYALHAPQSLAAGSEHPVQGSQAAGDAWRVSAGMAWEIMTGARLPAGLDTVVPVERTELLERRSDGSPARIRLLDAVMPAANVRYAGSDVAKGAVVVRAGTRIAASHLMLFAALGIASVDVVRAPRVAIICTGKELQVGPAQPLGDGEIYASNGPYLAAAFASSEARVLSCETVDDTGQTFIDAVQRARRMRVDLIVSTGAVSMGRYDFVPEALAELGARMLFHKVAIRPGKPQLAAALDDVLVFALPGTPMAVAVGLRFFIAPVLRAMRGQAAEPTWHAMLDTPLQPKSGLRHFLRATVTQDETGRLHAQVLAQQQPFRIQPFAQAGAWVVLPEDAGEAVTGSRVIVASLHPDEPLLTGTDQSGVGS, from the coding sequence ATGATTGCTTACGACGAAGCCCTTCATCAGCTGCTGCGACATGCCCGGCGGCTCGAGGCGGTTTCGTGCCGGGTGGGCGAAGCGCTGGGAAAGGTGCTGGCTCGTGACGTGGTGAGTCCGATGGACTTGCCGTCATTCGATCATTCGGCGATGGACGGTTATGCGCTGCATGCGCCGCAATCGCTCGCGGCGGGTTCCGAGCATCCGGTCCAGGGCTCGCAGGCTGCGGGTGATGCGTGGCGCGTATCGGCAGGCATGGCCTGGGAGATCATGACCGGGGCACGTCTTCCCGCCGGGCTGGACACGGTGGTTCCGGTGGAGCGCACGGAACTGCTGGAGCGGCGGAGTGACGGCTCACCCGCGCGCATCCGGCTGCTGGATGCGGTAATGCCGGCGGCAAATGTCCGTTATGCCGGCAGTGACGTGGCGAAAGGTGCCGTGGTCGTTCGCGCAGGCACCCGCATCGCGGCTAGTCACTTGATGCTGTTCGCGGCGCTGGGCATCGCCAGTGTCGACGTAGTGCGCGCACCACGGGTTGCCATCATCTGCACCGGCAAGGAGCTGCAGGTGGGCCCTGCGCAACCGCTCGGCGATGGAGAGATCTACGCGTCCAACGGTCCTTACCTTGCGGCCGCTTTTGCCTCCTCGGAGGCCAGAGTGCTGTCGTGTGAAACGGTCGACGACACCGGGCAGACCTTCATCGATGCGGTGCAGCGCGCACGCCGAATGAGAGTGGACCTGATCGTCAGCACGGGCGCCGTATCGATGGGGCGCTACGACTTCGTGCCGGAGGCGCTGGCGGAACTCGGTGCACGCATGCTGTTTCACAAGGTCGCCATTCGCCCGGGCAAACCGCAACTGGCGGCGGCGCTGGACGATGTGCTGGTGTTCGCCTTGCCGGGCACGCCAATGGCTGTGGCGGTAGGGCTGCGCTTTTTCATCGCGCCCGTATTGCGCGCCATGCGTGGACAAGCCGCCGAGCCGACCTGGCATGCCATGCTCGATACACCGTTGCAGCCCAAGTCAGGTTTGCGCCATTTTCTGCGGGCCACCGTGACCCAGGACGAGACGGGGCGGCTCCATGCACAGGTACTCGCCCAGCAGCAGCCGTTCCGCATTCAGCCATTCGCTCAGGCAGGTGCCTGGGTGGTCTTGCCGGAGGATGCGGGCGAGGCCGTGACGGGCTCGCGGGTCATCGTGGCCAGCCTGCATCCCGACGAGCCGCTGCTCACCGGGACGGATCAATCAGGAGTCGGATCATGA